From a single Halogeometricum sp. S3BR5-2 genomic region:
- a CDS encoding MarR family transcriptional regulator, producing the protein MSIDRETFENASEDELKDLSTPDHVLGFLAAHEDRAFKAREIASQLELDEGAVSTALSRLKDRGLVEHKATYWAVTDDAERLAGYSGYERATALFNEQLGAEDTESWREHAPQEPHPSVEDES; encoded by the coding sequence ATGTCCATCGACCGAGAAACGTTCGAGAACGCCTCCGAAGACGAGCTAAAGGACCTCTCCACTCCTGACCACGTTCTCGGGTTCCTCGCCGCACACGAAGACCGCGCGTTCAAGGCACGCGAGATTGCCTCCCAACTCGAACTCGACGAAGGGGCCGTCAGTACAGCCCTCTCACGATTGAAGGATCGTGGTCTGGTCGAACACAAGGCGACGTACTGGGCAGTGACCGACGACGCTGAGCGCCTCGCCGGATATAGCGGGTACGAACGAGCAACGGCTCTGTTCAACGAGCAACTGGGTGCGGAGGATACAGAATCCTGGCGCGAGCATGCACCGCAGGAACCACACCCGAGCGTCGAGGACGAGTCGTGA
- a CDS encoding DMT family transporter, giving the protein MIALAVLAVSTSAILVRYSSAPSLVVALYRVLFTTVLLVPFAVRRHRGAFRRLSGTDWLAASAAGVALALHFASWFESLAWTSVAASVTIVQAQVLFVAAGAAVFLSERVTRGTVLGVGFALCGIAVMSLGDAVAGVAVTGRAPLYGNALALAAAVCMAGYLLTGRSLRQRVPLLPYAVLVYSVCVVVLLALVVATGTPVVDYPPHEWLLFLAMAVGPGVFGHTVLNWALAHVDSSVVSVSLLAEPIGSTVLAFVLLGEVPTELTVAGGVVVLVGIALTSGS; this is encoded by the coding sequence ATGATCGCACTCGCGGTTCTCGCGGTCAGCACCAGCGCGATTCTCGTTCGGTACAGCTCGGCCCCGAGCCTCGTCGTCGCGCTCTACCGCGTCCTATTTACGACCGTTCTACTGGTTCCGTTCGCGGTTCGGCGGCATCGAGGCGCCTTTCGTCGCCTCTCGGGTACGGACTGGCTCGCGGCGAGCGCCGCCGGTGTCGCCCTCGCTCTCCACTTCGCCTCGTGGTTCGAGAGTCTGGCGTGGACCAGCGTCGCAGCCTCGGTCACCATCGTCCAGGCCCAGGTCCTCTTCGTCGCCGCCGGCGCGGCGGTCTTCCTCTCCGAACGCGTCACGCGCGGGACCGTGCTCGGCGTCGGTTTCGCGCTCTGCGGTATCGCGGTGATGTCGCTGGGGGATGCGGTCGCCGGCGTGGCAGTCACCGGACGAGCGCCGCTCTACGGCAACGCCCTGGCGCTGGCCGCCGCCGTCTGCATGGCCGGCTACCTCCTCACCGGGCGCTCCCTCCGCCAGCGCGTTCCCCTCCTCCCGTACGCCGTCTTGGTCTACTCCGTCTGCGTGGTCGTACTACTCGCACTCGTCGTCGCCACCGGCACTCCCGTGGTCGATTATCCCCCGCACGAGTGGCTGCTGTTCCTCGCGATGGCCGTCGGCCCCGGCGTCTTCGGTCACACCGTCCTGAACTGGGCGCTGGCGCACGTCGACTCCAGCGTGGTCAGCGTCTCGCTCCTCGCGGAACCCATCGGGAGCACCGTGCTGGCGTTCGTCCTCCTCGGCGAGGTGCCGACGGAACTCACCGTCGCCGGCGGCGTCGTCGTCCTCGTCGGCATCGCCCTCACCTCCGGGTCGTGA
- a CDS encoding ribonuclease HI family protein yields the protein MTDGRLPAEYLSPLAVRVDDVLAGVGYEMAAATEVIDGAVPGYGGLFEPSTEPTELRRALEELSASELARPPAAEPAGDAFVLYVDGGSRGNPGPAGAGAVIVDSQDTQLARLGRPAGSRTGNNVAEYVALRLGLSELLARYEPRSLEVRIDSMTVIRDVWGGDDPTESGVEEYSEAIAAALSDVPDHRYTHLADSDPNPADALATVGADIAALGPG from the coding sequence GTGACCGACGGACGCCTCCCGGCCGAATATCTCTCACCGCTCGCCGTGCGCGTCGACGACGTCCTCGCGGGCGTCGGTTACGAGATGGCGGCCGCTACGGAGGTCATCGACGGCGCCGTTCCCGGCTACGGCGGCCTCTTCGAACCGTCGACCGAACCGACCGAGTTGCGGCGGGCGCTCGAAGAACTGTCGGCGTCGGAACTCGCCCGGCCGCCCGCCGCCGAACCGGCAGGCGACGCCTTCGTTCTCTACGTCGACGGCGGGTCGCGCGGCAACCCAGGGCCCGCGGGGGCGGGAGCCGTCATCGTGGACTCCCAGGACACCCAACTCGCCCGCCTCGGTCGGCCGGCCGGCTCTCGAACCGGGAACAACGTCGCCGAGTACGTCGCTCTCCGACTCGGACTCTCCGAACTGCTGGCCCGCTACGAACCGCGCAGCCTGGAGGTGCGCATCGACTCGATGACGGTCATCCGGGACGTCTGGGGCGGCGACGACCCGACGGAGTCGGGCGTCGAGGAGTACAGCGAGGCCATCGCGGCGGCGCTGTCGGACGTTCCCGACCACCGCTACACGCACTTGGCGGACAGCGACCCCAACCCGGCCGACGCGCTGGCGACGGTGGGCGCCGACATCGCCGCGCTCGGCCCCGGATAG
- a CDS encoding rhamnogalacturonan acetylesterase, protein MTSEPITVHLIGDSTAAEKAASERPETGWGTPFSERVDDSVTVENHARNGRSTRTFLEEGRWRPVVNALEAGDYVFVQFGHNDEVPSKEQYTPEEEFEANLERFVRETRDRGAEAVLLTPIARRHFDEGGDLKDTHRVYSELTRGVARQHDVPLVDADERSRSLLRELGPEASKSLYNHLPPGDHPNYPDGVIDDTHFSGAGARRMADLILDGVETLDLGLATRLDRNRR, encoded by the coding sequence ATGACGTCCGAGCCGATAACCGTCCATCTGATCGGAGACTCCACCGCGGCCGAGAAGGCGGCGAGCGAGCGTCCCGAGACGGGGTGGGGAACGCCGTTCTCGGAGCGCGTCGACGACTCGGTGACAGTGGAGAACCACGCCCGCAACGGGCGCAGTACCCGCACCTTTCTCGAAGAGGGACGCTGGCGGCCCGTCGTAAACGCGCTGGAGGCGGGCGATTACGTGTTCGTCCAGTTCGGACACAACGACGAGGTCCCCTCGAAGGAGCAGTACACGCCCGAGGAAGAGTTCGAGGCCAACCTCGAACGGTTCGTCAGAGAGACGCGCGACCGAGGGGCGGAGGCGGTGCTCCTCACGCCCATCGCGCGGCGTCACTTCGACGAAGGGGGTGACCTGAAAGACACGCACCGAGTCTACTCGGAACTCACCCGAGGGGTCGCGAGGCAGCACGACGTACCGCTCGTCGACGCGGACGAGCGGAGTCGGTCCCTCCTGCGCGAACTGGGCCCCGAGGCGTCGAAATCTCTCTACAACCACCTCCCGCCGGGCGACCATCCGAACTACCCCGACGGCGTGATCGACGACACGCACTTCAGCGGGGCCGGCGCCCGCCGGATGGCCGACCTGATTCTCGACGGCGTCGAAACGTTGGACCTCGGATTAGCGACCCGTCTCGACCGAAACCGTAGATAA
- a CDS encoding CynX/NimT family MFS transporter — protein sequence MTENRGVSTESYALLALATLGYFLYTFSWFSLAAYLVPVIDALGLSGTEAGIVTGAVQLSYIPLALVSGLVIDRLGSRVSLGVGLLVVGVAHVLRGSATGFATLVAPTLLLGVGGTAVTFGLPKLVSELFPAERAGTMSSVYTIGSTLGSATVFAVAQPLVDPLVTGWRQFFTYTGASVVAFALLWFAVSWGLWDRVERFGDDDGRTFALASVTGDLARVLTHRGLLLLVVVGTVQLFISHGLSNWLVAILRARGMAPALAGTLASLFVFVRILGIVGVPALSDRFSTRRLPIIACGVAGTVGMVGLLAGGSVWTLSASLALVGVFAIGGLAPLVRAIPIEMDGIGPGLTAVATGLIFTVGEVGGFLGPFTVGVVYDRTGTFAPALVALAAASLLTAVAGYVMEEPARAGASDRSGEASGD from the coding sequence ATGACCGAGAACCGCGGCGTTTCGACCGAATCCTACGCGTTGCTCGCACTCGCCACGCTCGGCTACTTCCTGTACACCTTCTCGTGGTTCTCGCTCGCGGCGTATCTCGTCCCCGTCATCGACGCGCTCGGCTTATCGGGAACCGAAGCCGGCATCGTCACCGGCGCCGTCCAACTCAGCTACATTCCGCTGGCGCTCGTCTCCGGACTCGTCATCGACCGCCTCGGCTCGCGGGTCTCGCTCGGCGTCGGACTGCTCGTGGTCGGCGTCGCCCACGTCCTCCGAGGGTCCGCCACCGGGTTCGCGACGCTCGTCGCGCCGACGCTCCTCCTCGGCGTCGGCGGGACCGCCGTCACGTTCGGCCTCCCCAAACTCGTCTCCGAACTGTTCCCCGCCGAGCGCGCCGGCACGATGTCCTCGGTGTACACCATCGGCTCGACGCTGGGGAGCGCGACCGTGTTCGCGGTCGCACAGCCGCTCGTCGACCCGCTGGTGACCGGATGGCGACAGTTCTTCACCTACACCGGCGCGTCCGTCGTCGCCTTCGCGCTGCTCTGGTTCGCTGTCTCGTGGGGTCTCTGGGACCGCGTCGAGCGATTCGGCGACGACGACGGGCGGACGTTCGCGCTGGCCTCCGTCACCGGCGACCTCGCGCGCGTGCTGACCCACCGCGGCCTGTTGCTGCTCGTCGTCGTGGGGACGGTACAGTTGTTCATCAGCCACGGGCTGTCGAACTGGCTCGTGGCGATACTCCGGGCGCGCGGGATGGCGCCCGCGCTGGCGGGGACGCTGGCGAGCCTGTTCGTCTTCGTCCGGATACTGGGAATCGTCGGCGTTCCCGCGCTCTCCGACCGATTCTCGACCCGCCGACTCCCGATAATCGCGTGCGGCGTCGCCGGTACGGTCGGGATGGTCGGACTGCTCGCCGGCGGTTCCGTCTGGACGCTGTCGGCCTCGCTCGCGCTGGTCGGCGTGTTCGCCATCGGCGGACTCGCGCCGCTCGTCCGCGCGATTCCCATCGAGATGGACGGTATCGGCCCGGGCCTCACCGCCGTCGCGACGGGCCTCATCTTCACCGTCGGAGAGGTCGGGGGGTTCCTCGGTCCGTTCACGGTCGGCGTCGTCTACGACCGCACGGGGACGTTCGCCCCGGCGCTGGTCGCGCTGGCGGCCGCGAGCCTCCTCACGGCGGTCGCCGGGTACGTCATGGAGGAACCGGCGCGAGCGGGCGCGTCCGACCGGTCCGGCGAGGCTTCGGGCGACTGA
- a CDS encoding methionine synthase gives MTANDDRIRTTHIGSLPRPPELLDLLKKRQDGEEVDDEEWEETVADATRRVVERQADVGIDAANNGEQSRVSFNWYVADRLSGIEGKREQELWADLQEFPDYAEETFKTDIIDLSMHPVVADAVEYTGHDEAEAELAAFDDALDAVGADFEDTFVTSASPSVVTATHVNDYYDSYEEFLFAVADAMAEEYELVADTGMTLQIDAPELLTVGQTAAYADESLEDIKGATRLHVEALNEALSNVPEEQVRLHTCWGSYEGPGHLDTDLVEMLPEIYEADITGLSVEQANHRHQHEYRAFAEHPVPDGWTLIPGVVDVKTNIIDHPETIADRLERVADAVDDGTPLVAAPDCGFGTQAGIGMVDPEIAWAKLEALVEGAEIATERVY, from the coding sequence ATGACAGCGAACGACGACCGAATCCGCACGACGCACATCGGAAGCCTCCCACGGCCCCCGGAACTGCTCGACCTCCTAAAGAAGCGCCAAGACGGCGAGGAGGTCGACGACGAGGAGTGGGAGGAAACCGTCGCGGACGCCACGCGTCGCGTCGTCGAGCGACAGGCCGACGTCGGCATCGACGCCGCCAACAACGGCGAGCAGTCCCGCGTCTCCTTCAACTGGTACGTCGCGGACCGACTCAGCGGCATCGAGGGCAAGCGCGAACAGGAGCTCTGGGCCGACCTGCAGGAGTTCCCCGACTACGCCGAGGAGACGTTCAAGACGGACATCATCGACCTCTCGATGCACCCCGTCGTCGCCGACGCCGTCGAGTACACCGGCCACGACGAGGCTGAGGCCGAACTCGCCGCGTTCGACGACGCCCTCGACGCCGTCGGCGCCGACTTCGAGGATACGTTCGTTACCTCGGCGTCGCCCAGCGTCGTCACCGCCACCCACGTCAACGACTACTACGACTCCTACGAGGAGTTCCTCTTCGCCGTCGCGGACGCGATGGCCGAGGAGTACGAACTCGTCGCCGACACGGGGATGACTCTCCAGATAGACGCCCCCGAACTACTCACCGTCGGCCAGACGGCGGCGTACGCCGACGAATCCCTCGAAGACATCAAGGGCGCCACGCGCCTCCACGTCGAGGCGCTCAACGAGGCGCTGTCGAACGTCCCCGAGGAGCAGGTTCGGCTCCACACCTGCTGGGGAAGCTACGAGGGCCCCGGCCACCTCGACACGGACTTAGTCGAGATGCTCCCGGAGATATACGAGGCGGATATCACCGGCCTCAGCGTCGAGCAGGCCAACCACCGCCATCAACACGAGTACCGCGCGTTCGCCGAGCACCCGGTCCCCGACGGGTGGACGCTCATCCCCGGCGTCGTCGACGTGAAGACGAACATCATCGACCACCCCGAGACCATCGCGGACCGACTGGAACGGGTCGCCGACGCCGTCGACGACGGGACGCCGCTGGTGGCCGCGCCGGACTGCGGGTTCGGCACGCAGGCCGGCATCGGGATGGTCGACCCCGAAATCGCGTGGGCGAAACTGGAGGCCCTCGTCGAGGGCGCCGAAATCGCGACCGAACGGGTGTACTAA
- a CDS encoding CNNM domain-containing protein, with protein sequence MATVATIGQLAAGLGLLLGNGYFVTVEFAMTRVRQFEESEFQGSRGLERAWEMTERLEVFLSGCQLGITICSVGLGVIAEPALAALLDPALAALGIGGLLGPGSGGHTALAALTALAIINLLHLTVGEQAPTYLGIERSKQIAKYGAPILYWWTRVFSPVIRLADWMAKAILSAFGVEMTRSWAEEEREDGEVEATSRGELMNRMGSVLGNLDVSEERREEIINAIAIDRIQTSDVMIDRDDIVALSTEKSVAENVETIRSSPLTRFPLVGGSLDDVVGVVYLPAFVRSQDALESGDADFTDISSPALTVAPDLPISDLIDELQESDQELAVVTEDERTVGLITATDAFEAIAGQLEDPLDSKSESQAVRKRP encoded by the coding sequence ATGGCTACGGTTGCAACAATCGGACAGCTAGCTGCCGGCCTGGGGCTGTTGCTGGGCAACGGGTATTTCGTCACGGTCGAATTCGCGATGACCCGCGTCCGGCAGTTCGAGGAGTCGGAGTTCCAAGGCTCCCGGGGGCTCGAACGTGCCTGGGAGATGACAGAGCGGCTGGAAGTATTCCTCTCCGGCTGTCAGCTCGGAATCACTATCTGCAGCGTCGGGCTCGGCGTCATCGCCGAACCCGCGCTCGCGGCGCTGCTCGACCCGGCGCTCGCGGCGCTGGGAATCGGGGGACTGCTCGGACCGGGGAGCGGCGGTCACACCGCGCTCGCGGCGCTGACGGCGCTGGCGATAATCAACCTGCTCCACCTGACGGTGGGCGAGCAAGCGCCGACGTACCTCGGCATCGAGCGCTCAAAACAGATCGCGAAGTACGGCGCGCCCATCCTCTACTGGTGGACGCGCGTCTTCTCGCCGGTCATCCGACTGGCCGACTGGATGGCGAAGGCCATCCTCTCGGCGTTCGGCGTCGAGATGACCCGCTCGTGGGCCGAAGAGGAACGCGAGGACGGAGAGGTAGAAGCGACCTCCCGGGGCGAACTCATGAACCGGATGGGCAGCGTTCTGGGTAACCTCGACGTCTCCGAGGAGCGACGCGAGGAGATAATCAACGCCATCGCCATCGACCGGATTCAGACGTCTGACGTCATGATCGACCGCGACGATATCGTCGCGCTCTCGACCGAGAAGTCGGTCGCCGAGAACGTCGAAACGATTCGATCCAGCCCCCTCACACGGTTCCCGCTCGTCGGGGGGAGCCTCGACGACGTCGTCGGCGTCGTCTACCTCCCGGCGTTCGTCCGCTCGCAGGACGCCCTCGAATCGGGGGACGCCGACTTCACCGACATCTCCTCGCCCGCGCTGACCGTCGCGCCGGACCTCCCGATCAGCGACCTGATCGACGAACTCCAGGAGAGCGACCAGGAACTGGCCGTCGTCACGGAGGACGAGCGGACGGTCGGGTTGATCACCGCGACGGACGCGTTCGAGGCCATCGCGGGCCAGTTGGAGGACCCCTTAGACTCGAAGTCGGAGTCGCAAGCCGTCCGCAAACGGCCGTAG
- a CDS encoding ABC transporter ATP-binding protein, giving the protein MTILDVSGLDAGYGDLRVLDDVDLHVDPGEYVAIVGPNGAGKSTAMKAVFGLADRQGGTITFDGTDITDRPPESVIREGLSYVPQVDNVFPSLTVAENLRLGAYILDEQPEARREAVFERFPVLRDKLDANAGTLSGGQQQMLAMGCALMLDPDLLLLDEPSAGLSPDLVTEMFDRVDAVNEAGTAILMVEQNAKEALRRSDRGYVLANGENRYEGSGDDLLDDEEVRRQFLGG; this is encoded by the coding sequence GTGACGATTCTCGACGTCTCCGGGTTGGACGCCGGCTACGGCGACCTGCGGGTGCTCGACGACGTGGATTTGCACGTCGACCCCGGTGAGTACGTCGCCATCGTCGGTCCGAACGGCGCGGGCAAGTCGACGGCGATGAAGGCCGTCTTCGGCCTCGCCGACCGACAGGGCGGCACCATCACTTTCGACGGGACGGACATCACGGACCGCCCGCCCGAGTCAGTCATCCGGGAGGGTCTGAGCTACGTCCCGCAGGTCGACAACGTGTTCCCCTCGCTGACCGTCGCGGAGAACCTGCGGCTCGGGGCCTACATCCTCGACGAGCAACCGGAGGCGCGCCGCGAGGCCGTCTTCGAGCGCTTCCCCGTCCTCCGCGACAAACTCGACGCCAACGCGGGGACGCTGTCGGGCGGTCAGCAGCAGATGCTCGCGATGGGGTGTGCGCTGATGCTCGACCCGGACCTGCTCCTGTTGGACGAACCGTCCGCCGGCCTCTCGCCGGACCTCGTCACCGAGATGTTCGACCGCGTCGACGCCGTCAACGAGGCCGGCACCGCGATACTGATGGTCGAACAGAACGCCAAAGAGGCGCTCAGGCGCTCCGACCGCGGCTACGTCCTCGCCAACGGCGAGAACCGCTACGAGGGCTCCGGCGACGACTTGCTCGACGACGAGGAGGTGCGCCGGCAGTTCCTCGGCGGGTGA
- a CDS encoding ABC transporter ATP-binding protein, whose product MSLLAVEDLTKTFGGLRALDDLSVSVDRGELVGVMGPNGAGKSTFFNCVSGVVAPDGGRVLLNGTDVTGESPESLARTGMVRTFQHTRELETMTVRDNVRLAAPDQPGERTLSALFRTESMRDRERAVRERADGLVETFELDHLADEYSGSLSGGQRKLLELARVLMLDPDLLLLDEPFAGVNPTLTRKIAERIRALNDEGMTVVVIEHELETLTELVDRLVVLQQGSLLVEGDPEAVLSDERVIEAYLGE is encoded by the coding sequence GTGAGCCTCCTCGCCGTCGAGGACCTGACCAAGACGTTCGGCGGCCTCCGCGCCCTCGACGACCTCTCCGTCTCGGTCGACCGCGGCGAACTGGTCGGCGTGATGGGACCGAACGGCGCCGGCAAGTCGACGTTCTTCAACTGCGTCAGCGGCGTCGTCGCTCCCGATGGAGGCCGCGTCCTCCTGAACGGTACGGACGTGACCGGCGAGTCGCCGGAGTCGCTGGCCCGAACCGGCATGGTCCGGACGTTCCAGCACACGAGAGAGCTAGAGACGATGACCGTCCGCGACAACGTGCGTCTCGCGGCGCCGGACCAACCCGGCGAGCGCACTCTCTCCGCGCTCTTCCGAACGGAGTCGATGCGCGACCGAGAGCGCGCGGTTCGAGAGCGGGCGGACGGACTCGTCGAGACGTTCGAACTCGACCACCTCGCCGACGAGTACAGCGGGAGCCTCTCGGGCGGGCAGCGCAAACTGCTCGAACTCGCCCGCGTGCTGATGCTCGACCCGGACCTGCTCCTGCTGGACGAACCGTTCGCGGGCGTCAACCCGACGCTCACCCGCAAGATAGCCGAGCGCATCCGCGCGCTCAACGACGAGGGGATGACCGTCGTCGTCATCGAACACGAACTGGAGACGCTGACCGAACTGGTCGACCGACTGGTCGTCCTTCAGCAGGGGTCGCTGCTCGTCGAGGGCGACCCGGAGGCCGTCCTGTCGGACGAACGCGTCATCGAGGCCTACCTGGGAGAATGA
- a CDS encoding branched-chain amino acid ABC transporter permease: MSVADRLPLGDVEGNGALVLGAVCVLLAAVFALTPLVVSLPGSLYVFFEVGILFALYGVLVLGLDLQYGHTGLVNFGHVAFFAVGAYAVAMLSAQDSFAGVSLGLPWPVALLGGVVVAALLGAAVGATSIRLRDDFLAVATLATAEIVHSLFVSFEGIFGGNVGIGGVPQPVSDLAGDADTAMLATLLLFGGVTLVTLAAVTRLTEAPYGRVLRAIRADELVTRSVGKSVITYKMQSFVYGAALAGLAGGLFALYTGAVAPGYFTIQVTVTVWIGMLLGGAANHRGVLAGLAVIMGLRLLSRFALGVTPISADAFASVRLVVVGLILVAVIRYRPAGIWGDAEELGVDT, encoded by the coding sequence GTGAGCGTCGCCGACAGACTCCCGCTCGGAGACGTCGAGGGAAACGGCGCGCTCGTCCTCGGCGCCGTCTGCGTGCTCCTCGCGGCGGTGTTCGCGCTGACGCCGCTGGTCGTCTCGCTCCCGGGGTCGCTGTACGTGTTCTTCGAGGTGGGCATCCTCTTCGCCCTCTACGGCGTGTTGGTGCTCGGACTGGACCTCCAGTACGGCCACACCGGCCTCGTGAACTTCGGGCACGTCGCGTTCTTCGCCGTCGGCGCGTACGCCGTCGCGATGCTGTCCGCGCAGGACAGTTTCGCGGGCGTCAGCCTCGGCCTCCCGTGGCCCGTGGCCCTCCTCGGCGGCGTCGTCGTCGCCGCACTCTTGGGCGCCGCCGTCGGCGCCACCTCGATTCGGCTCCGCGACGACTTCCTCGCCGTCGCCACGCTGGCGACCGCCGAAATCGTCCACTCGCTGTTCGTCAGCTTCGAGGGTATCTTCGGCGGCAACGTCGGCATCGGCGGCGTCCCGCAACCCGTCTCGGACCTCGCGGGCGACGCCGACACCGCGATGCTGGCGACTCTCCTCCTGTTCGGGGGCGTCACGCTCGTCACGCTCGCGGCGGTGACGCGGCTGACCGAGGCGCCTTACGGGCGCGTTCTACGGGCGATTCGGGCGGACGAACTCGTCACGCGGTCGGTCGGCAAGTCGGTCATCACCTACAAGATGCAGTCGTTCGTGTACGGCGCCGCACTCGCGGGGCTGGCAGGGGGGCTGTTCGCCCTCTACACGGGCGCGGTCGCTCCGGGCTACTTCACGATTCAGGTGACGGTGACCGTCTGGATCGGAATGCTGCTCGGCGGCGCCGCCAACCACCGCGGGGTGCTGGCCGGCCTCGCCGTCATCATGGGGCTGCGCCTGCTCTCGCGGTTCGCCCTCGGCGTGACGCCGATATCAGCCGACGCGTTCGCGTCGGTCCGCCTCGTCGTCGTCGGTCTGATACTGGTCGCCGTCATCCGCTACCGGCCGGCCGGCATCTGGGGCGACGCCGAGGAGTTGGGGGTGGACACGTGA
- a CDS encoding branched-chain amino acid ABC transporter permease codes for MGLLQNVIFGLVTGSYIAIAAIGFTLIYGIVNMINFAYGEYLTVGAFVGLLTAVTLPLPLPVAVLVAMVGGGVASLVLARLFFTPINHTGPVPMLLTSIGLGIALRNLIRLAAGRNARYFDTETATFRLTGVPDVPVGPFDLLGDFFVTSEHLVVVGCAVAVFLLLHGLLTRTDVGIAMRAMGDDEDLARVRGVDTQWIRDSVWVLAGVLAGLAGVLIAIQTNVSAGTGYSHILQILAAAILGGAGSPYGAIAGSYIIGLVLSLSTAFLPGGMAELSSAMAFLILVVVLLVKPSGLAAREVREA; via the coding sequence ATGGGACTCCTCCAGAACGTCATCTTCGGCCTCGTGACGGGGTCGTACATCGCTATCGCCGCCATCGGGTTCACGCTCATCTACGGCATCGTGAACATGATCAACTTCGCGTACGGCGAATACCTCACCGTCGGCGCGTTCGTGGGGCTGCTCACCGCGGTGACGCTCCCCCTGCCGCTTCCCGTCGCGGTGCTGGTGGCGATGGTCGGCGGCGGCGTCGCCAGCCTCGTGCTCGCGCGCCTGTTCTTCACGCCCATCAACCACACCGGCCCGGTGCCGATGCTTCTGACCTCCATCGGACTGGGCATCGCCCTCCGCAACCTCATCCGACTCGCCGCCGGGCGGAACGCCCGCTACTTCGACACCGAGACGGCGACGTTCCGACTCACGGGCGTTCCCGACGTGCCGGTCGGACCGTTCGACCTGCTCGGCGACTTCTTCGTCACCTCCGAGCACCTCGTCGTCGTCGGCTGTGCGGTGGCCGTCTTCCTCCTCCTCCACGGTCTCCTGACCCGGACGGACGTGGGCATCGCCATGCGGGCGATGGGCGACGACGAGGACCTCGCGCGCGTCCGCGGCGTCGACACGCAGTGGATTCGCGACAGCGTCTGGGTGCTGGCCGGCGTTCTGGCCGGACTGGCGGGCGTGCTCATCGCGATTCAGACGAACGTCAGCGCCGGGACGGGCTACAGCCACATCCTGCAGATTCTCGCGGCCGCCATCCTCGGCGGCGCCGGAAGCCCCTACGGCGCCATCGCGGGGTCGTACATCATCGGACTGGTGCTGTCGCTCTCGACGGCGTTTCTCCCCGGCGGGATGGCCGAACTCTCCTCGGCGATGGCGTTTCTCATCCTCGTCGTCGTCCTCCTCGTGAAGCCGAGCGGACTCGCCGCGCGGGAGGTGCGCGAGGCGTGA